In the genome of Brachypodium distachyon strain Bd21 chromosome 3, Brachypodium_distachyon_v3.0, whole genome shotgun sequence, the window TGCAAGCTCGTGCTTGACTAAAAGAATCTTCTAAACCATTTTCTTATTTCACCCATGTACGTAAGCGCGTGTCTATATTATACAGCATTATTTGGAGCATCAATGGTGGATGCATTTTGCTTAGAAGTTAATTTCACTTCTCTTGCCTGAACCTGCTGTCAGAAAACTTCTTGCCTGAACATATAAGGCCATAATCTATTTTGCCAGAATTAGAATTGATGCTACATTACAATAGTGAAGCACTGCAGAGAAAGCATTACTGCTCAATTGCTCGGGAACATTGGATCAAAATATTGAAGGGGGGTTAGCGTAGCAGAAACTGGTCTGAAATTTGGGGAATCCGCAATTggatactctctccgtcccatattaactgacttcaatttgctcaaatatgaatgtatctatgtctaaaaagtatctagatacatgtactccctccgtcccataatatgaggcacgcatGTATCCCTAGATCGTtaatttagctaactaaatgtaaattaaataatttaaaagttatatcattagaaagtttttTCGATAACAAATCTAATGATGTACTTTTTGTTGaaaaacatacatatttaattaatcaaattaagGATTTAGAGATGTGTgtctcatattatgggacggagggagtaacagaAAGTCAGTTAATATAAGACGGGGGAGTAGTCGATAAGCTCAGTTAAGCAGACAAGTTGCAGTGTCTTGTACTCCACCTTCAGGCTAGCACCATGATTGGGTAGGGAAGTACAGGGGCTTCTTCATTTCAATCCTTCATGTCTGCGGTCATGCCTTGTTGCCTCGCTGCTCCGCAAAGAACGTTCCCACAAATAATTGAAGCTGCCCTGCACGATGATTGTCTGTAACTCTGCCTCTGcatttctccttcctctgaATCTCCGATCTGCTCGCACAGGCCGGTGGCCAACCATGTGACGCCGACAAGTCAaatgctagttttgacacaGCGGTTAGGCCTTAAAATACACTCCCCGGAAAATTTGTTAATTTAGTGTCCGGTGTGACGGTGCCGCGTGCACACGGCACAGTCGTGCCcacatcgatcgatcccctAGCTGCCTGCCAAATGCATTATTGCCATGATGCAATTCATCAGAACCGTCGATCCTGGTAGAGTCGGCAGATCGAAATAAACAGCTTATAACGCAGTAGTATATTTGTTTGTTGATACGTATAGCCTATACAGTATAATCGATGAATGCACGCATTTGATGCTCGAGATCTTAAGTACGGAAGGGTGCACGAAAGAACAAGATCGAGAATAGTGCTACGATTACTGTAGGCGAGCTCTCGTGGCCTCTTCCAAAATTAGAAAAGCTTGACCTGGCAGGTCGTCCACCACCCTGCCATTTCCCTCCGTTTCGCGGCTCCGCCCTCTGCCTTCGTGCTCGGCACGTTCGAGCTTGGCGCcgcgtgttcttcttcttcttcttcgtgcCTCGCCAGCAGCCGTTTCGTTTTCGGTTTTCGCCGTTTCGTcatttcctcctccaccagacGCGCTCGAGCGGCCAAGAAAATAACGGCCCAGGAGATCGCCGCGTCAGGGAGCCGGAATTAAACCGCCGTGCATTTGGGCTTTCCAGGGCGCCTTGAgaatcggcggcggcagagggaACAATGACGACGGCGCGGCagtggtggcggcgcgcggcggcggcggccaaggaCAGGAGGAGCCTGTGCCTGACGCGcgtggcgccggcgacgacgaggagcggcgcggagctggaggcggcggtgatcCGCGCGACGAGCCACGACGAGCGGTCCGTGGACgcccgcggcgcggcgcgcgtCTTCGCGCTGGCCCGGGCCTCGCCGGGGACGACCCTGCGCCCGCTCATGTGGGCCCTGGCCCGGCGGGCAGGCAGGACCCGGTGCTGGGCCGTGGCGCTCAAGTCCCTCATGCTCGCCCAcggcctgctcctccgctCCGACGAActcgcccccggcgccgccgcccgcctcggcCGCGTCCCCTTCGACCTCGCCGACTTCCGCGCCCGCTCCTCCGGCTCCCCGGGCCTCTCCGCCTTCGTCCGCGCCTACTTCTGCTTCCTCGACACCCGCTCCCTCTTCGCCGCGCAAGAGCTCGACGCCGaagccgacgacgaggacgcgCGCCTCGACCGGCTCTGGAAGCGGCAGCACTTACTCGAGCTGCTAATGCAAATCCGGCCCTACGGGGACGGCATGGAGAAGCAGAGCCTGGTCCTGGAGGCCATGGACTGCGTGGTGATCGAGATCTTCGAGGTGTACAGCCAAGTGTGCACGGGCATCGCCCGGTTCTTGGTCGCCGTGCTCgggtcggcgccgacggcgccgAGGCCGCGCCGGGG includes:
- the LOC100830220 gene encoding putative clathrin assembly protein At1g25240, translating into MTTARQWWRRAAAAAKDRRSLCLTRVAPATTRSGAELEAAVIRATSHDERSVDARGAARVFALARASPGTTLRPLMWALARRAGRTRCWAVALKSLMLAHGLLLRSDELAPGAAARLGRVPFDLADFRARSSGSPGLSAFVRAYFCFLDTRSLFAAQELDAEADDEDARLDRLWKRQHLLELLMQIRPYGDGMEKQSLVLEAMDCVVIEIFEVYSQVCTGIARFLVAVLGSAPTAPRPRRGEDLAAARRRRGAQGMRVLRKAAEQSKQLSAYFELCRGLGVLNAAEFPAVERVPDDDIRDLEKLIMSHHAEDGCKVGDDEAKALVAVEEDDSGVASKTVVTREWVVFDDGDVDGAGARGRQGHFGDYVDPFVGAPWVSVNLLV